ATCGCCCGGTGCGAGCAGGCGGGCGTGCCGTGTGACGTGGTCGATCGCCGCGATCATCTTGAAGTGATGAGCCACTCGAAGGCCGTGTTCGCGAAGCTCGATGAGGCGAAGCTCGATCGGCTGGTGCTGGCGGGCTGGATGAACCGCCTCGTCCTGCCGCCGGCGTGGCTGGACAAGCGGGTCATCAACGTGCATCCGAGCCTGCTGCCGGCCTTCGGCGGCAAGGGCATGTACGGCCGACACGTCCACGAGGCGGTGCTGGCCCGTGGCTGCAAGGTGACGGGTTGCACGGTGCATTTCGTCGATAACGGGCTCGACACCGGGCCGATCATCGACCAGCGGGTCGTGCCGGTGGAAGAGGGCGATTCTGCCGAGTCGCTTGCGGCTCGAGTTCAGGCGGCCGAGCGGGAAGCGCTGGTAGACGCGTTGCGGATGTTGGTGTAAAGTACGGTAATGAGCGATCGGGCGAATTCGAATCGGATCGCATTGCTCGAAGCGATGCGGCAACAGCCGTTCAACCCGTTCCTCGTCGGGC
This genomic stretch from Planctomycetota bacterium harbors:
- the purN gene encoding phosphoribosylglycinamide formyltransferase; protein product: MRIAVLFSGGGTTLQNLIDATRDGRLPGIEIVQALSSRRDVGGIARCEQAGVPCDVVDRRDHLEVMSHSKAVFAKLDEAKLDRLVLAGWMNRLVLPPAWLDKRVINVHPSLLPAFGGKGMYGRHVHEAVLARGCKVTGCTVHFVDNGLDTGPIIDQRVVPVEEGDSAESLAARVQAAEREALVDALRMLV